The Rana temporaria chromosome 13, aRanTem1.1, whole genome shotgun sequence genome has a window encoding:
- the ISCA2 gene encoding iron-sulfur cluster assembly 2 homolog, mitochondrial, whose product MAAARLLKCLLRPGRRIGFPRLLTCSQPVRSQSNAQAEGEILLTESCVKRLREVTSGSEFLRLQVESGGCSGFQYKFLLDTDMTEDDRVFGTDGAHVVVDTESLQLVKGSTIEYCEELIRSSFLLTQNPQADQGCSCGASFSVKL is encoded by the exons ATGGCAGCGGCGCGTCTGCTGAAGTGTCTGCTGAGGCCGGGGCGGAG GATCGGTTTTCCTCGTTTACTGACATGCAGTCAGCCAGTCCGAAGCCAGTCCAACGCTCAGGCCGAAGGAGAGATCCTCCTCACAGAGAGCTGTGTGAAA AGGCTACGAGAGGTGACCAGTGGCTCGGAGTTCCTTAGACTCCAGGTGGAGAGCGGAGGTTGTTCTGGTTTCCAGTATAAGTTCCTATTGGATACAGACATGACAGAGGATGACAG ggtgtttggcacagacgggGCTCATGTTGTGGTGGACACGGAGAGCCTCCAGCTGGTGAAAGGCAGCACCATTGAATACTGTGAAGAGCTGATCCGAAGTTCCTTCCTGCTGACACAAAACCCTCAGGCCGACCAAGGCTGCTCTTGTGGGGCGTCCTTCTCTGTCAAGCTGTGA